One window of the Natrinema sp. CBA1119 genome contains the following:
- a CDS encoding DUF3209 family protein, which produces MSCYEIEALRLGLMTVLGVGDDSTRDHAETELEGHLEGPIQGLAEADSLAEIERHLDAALVDLEEEVASMDSDDPEYDYTRGRLLAVRDAERAVQRLRAQGESIVDGLGDAHDTLHETFPVEE; this is translated from the coding sequence ATGAGCTGCTACGAAATCGAAGCGCTACGACTCGGACTGATGACCGTCCTCGGCGTCGGGGACGACAGCACCCGCGATCACGCGGAGACCGAACTCGAGGGCCACCTCGAGGGCCCCATTCAGGGCCTCGCGGAGGCGGACAGCCTCGCGGAGATCGAACGCCACCTCGACGCTGCGCTGGTCGACTTAGAGGAGGAAGTCGCGTCGATGGACAGCGACGACCCCGAATACGACTACACGCGCGGGCGACTGCTGGCGGTCCGCGACGCCGAGCGGGCGGTTCAGCGGCTGCGCGCGCAGGGTGAGAGTATCGTGGACGGGCTGGGCGACGCCCACGATACACTCCACGAAACGTTCCCGGTCGAGGAG